From a single Lolium rigidum isolate FL_2022 chromosome 7, APGP_CSIRO_Lrig_0.1, whole genome shotgun sequence genomic region:
- the LOC124676184 gene encoding FCS-Like Zinc finger 2-like produces MAASVACAFFFDAEPVGEPGRHALDACALCAKPLARDRDVFMYRGDTPFCSEDCRHEQMRLDDVRDRHAARRQQRYSSGTAESRRGQREVRKVSMSIAS; encoded by the coding sequence ATGGCGGCGTCCGTGGCCTgcgccttcttcttcgacgccgAGCCGGTCGGCGAGCCGGGCCGGCACGCCCTGGACGCGTGCGCGCTCTGCGCCAAGCCGCTCGCGCGCGACAGGGACGTCTTCATGTACAGAGGGGACACCCCCTTCTGCAGCGAGGACTGCCGCCACGAGCAGATGCGCCTCGACGACGTCCGCGACAGGCACGCAGCCCGGAGGCAGCAGCGGTACTCATCTGGAACAGCGGAGTCCCGTCGCGGGCAGCGAGAGGTCAGGAAGGTGTCGATGTCGATCGCGAGCTAG